A single region of the Corticium candelabrum chromosome 15, ooCorCand1.1, whole genome shotgun sequence genome encodes:
- the LOC134190989 gene encoding alpha-1-macroglobulin-like, translating to MQIDGITDFTVFLGSNFLLPNYYYKRYSSYVEFNVTVIEKGTQTEINSTEIAVASEYDYVVSFLPGSPRMFKPGLPFTIKAIVDSANTATYTIQVNGFLSKPQITTRSEEELLFPGSNELTFYTTEAIETNLFLLTESVKAEKSGKYSGIYEFSIAINVSCAMTPQFHLVSYYIGEKNTAIADVITLRVQPCFQHKVNVEFSLNETKPGRNILMSITADPGSMVSLSAVDKSVYLVPSSCANQMTAEKNVDRQRILQVLSEMSKYDVQFSTSDDDRTGLYSLSDTVPGGMRDWWRSWWPNTEYPQSFQSAGMAVMSSYHFGGKKVYRFKRQVGSGDGGEDEGENGGLAGIGRVRTFFPETWLWEDHITDGSGHVVLNLTVPDTVTTWVADAFAISESSAFGIAEMPATVLAFQPFFVSLSLPYSVIRGEEMTVIATVFNYYHENLTVLMVLEKQLSEFRFSDGDGSKRNTTILVQSKDSATVRFHIVPLQLGYIPLKVSAYSSLDFDAVLRTLLVEPEGVEKRESQSAFVSSSTNLEFPLELPNYVINGSARVVLSVTGDFMGPAISCLGSLLRMPYGCGEQNMINFAPAVYIRKYLVETDSLTYATEEKTTRIMSTGYQRELRYQRRDGSYAAFGDGSSKGSLCLTALVMRVYAQAMPYMYIDVESMSRSLCWLISQQSKDGSLGVKVDVGRGGLYCASGGSEKSVQLELTAYNIMALLEVKRKLKTKELQCNDGNVVIDDVARKSISFLLKNIDNVVNPYSKAMVAYALAMANEEETDALIDQLFSLADRKGDTCFWSLGQQCRRSYRCRYKPSSIQTAAYVILACVERDRIAETVCVVSWLIEQMDGCGGYRSTQDTVLALFALSQAARKFYSNDSINLAVHVTMKNHIDKTFSVDQHNKLITQREEIAIFHSTHVNARGTGSGHVLFQADLTYNIPNIDPSDSFQLNVSVKAKTFNLDEITFDLNRFTRNSQDEIDELPNPDDLFWEEDPNIDEIDKEIEKEIERHSRETEEENNDRDTPTQNVSFANRTQQQQPTVLITNVCFKWKRLEEKPGMVIVEVGLMSGFQADSILLQQLFPKTEIGLMRYEVKRRLATFYFDEFPQDKPLCFSFEQKRSHCVVNLRPAYVRAYSYYQPDFSTTVKYDPPNEISNNNLEECDAEIISGDVVEILSSGSGGGQNFG from the exons ATGCAGATCGATGGAATAACCGACTTCACGGTGTTCCTGGGATCGAACTTCTTATTACCAAATTACTACTATAAGCGATATTCGTCCTACGTCGAGTTCAATGTAACCGTAATAGAAAAAGgaacacaaacagaaatcaATTCAACAGAAATAGCAGTAGCATCCGAATATGATTATGTTGTCAGCTTTCTACCGGGATCACCCAGAATGTTTAAACCAGGACTGCCTTTCACAATAAAA GCGATAGTCGATTCTGCCAATACAGCGACTTACACAATTCAAGTAAATGGTTTCCTCAGCAAACCTCAGATCACCACCAGATCAGAAGAAGAGTTATTATTT CCTGGTAGCAATGAGTTGACATTCTACACAACTGAAGCGATTGAAACAAACTTGTTTTTGCTG ACTGAATCAGTGAAAGCGGAAAAGTCTGGAAAGTATTCGGGAATATACGAATTTAGTATTGCCATCAATGTCAGCTGTGCAATGACACCTCAGTTTCATCTCGTTTCCTACTATATCGGAGAGAAGAACACCGCAATTGCTGACGTCATCACATTGAGAGTGCAGCCATGTTTTCAACACAAG GTCAACGTggagtttagcttaaatgagACAAAACCTGGAAGAAACATTCTGATGTCGATAACAGCAGATCCTGGTTCGATGGTCAGTTTATCAGCAGTAGATAAAAGCGTATATCTGGTGCCTTCCTCTTGTGCAAATCAAATGACTGCAGAAAAG AATGTTGACCGTCAACGCATTCTTCAGGTATTATCTGAAATGTCAAAATACGACGTTCAGTTTAGCACTTCCGATGACGACAGGACGGGTCTGTATAGTTTAAGCGATACGGTACCCGGTGGTATGAGAGACTGGTGGAGATCGTGGTGGCCCAACACTGAATATCCTCAATCATTTCAA TCTGCAGGTATGGCAGTCATGAGCAGTTACCACTTTGGAGGGAAGAAAGTTTATCGCTTTAAACGTCAAGTTGGTTCGGGTGACGGTGGAGAAGACGAAGGCGAAAATGGTGGTCTAGCTGGCATTGGCAGAGTAAGAACTTTCTTTCCCGAAACGTGGCTGTGGGAAGATCACATCACAGA TGGTAGCGGTCATGTGGTGTTGAACTTGACAGTTCCTGATACTGTCACTACGTGGGTGGCCGACGCGTTCGCTATCTCGGAGTCTTCAGCTTTCGGAATAGCAGAGATGCCTGCAACTGTCTTAGCGTTTCAACCATTCTTCGTGTCGCTCAGTCTTCCATATTCGGTCATTCGAGGAGAAGAGATGACTGTGATCGCTACAGTCTTCAATTATTATCACGAAAATCTTACG GTGTTGATGGTACTTGAGAAGCAATTATCAGAATTTAGATTTTCCGACGGAGACGGCAGTAAGAGAAATACGACTATCTTAGTTCAGTCAAAAGACAGCGCTACCGTTCGTTTCCATATCGTACCGTTACAATTGGGATACATTCCGCTCAAAGTATCGGCCTATTCTTCGTTAGATTTCGACGCAGTGTTGAGGACTCTTTTAGTAGAA CCGGAAGGAGTTGAAAAACGTGAATCTCAGAGTGCTTTTGTTTCTTCATCAACTAATTTAGAATTTCCTCTGGAATTACCGAATTATGTCATCAATGGTTCCGCTAGGGTCGTCTTGTCTGTAACAG GTGATTTCATGGGTCCCGCCATAAGCTGCCTTGGTTCCCTTTTAAGAATGCCATATGGATGTGGAGAACAGAACATGATCAACTTTGCTCCAGCCGTCTATATCAGAAAATATCTCGTAGAAACCGATAGTCTTACGTACGCGACGGAGGAAAAGACAACAAGGATAATGAGTACAG GTTATCAGAGAGAATTGAGGTACCAAAGAAGAGACGGTTCGTACGCTGCTTTCGGAGATGGCAGTAGTAAAGGAAGCTTGTG tctgacagctctCGTTATGCGCGTTTATGCTCAAGCGATGCCGTACATGTACATCGACGTCGAATCGATGAGCCGATCGCTTTGTTGGTTGATAAGTCAGCAAAGTAAGGACGGATCTCTAGGAGTGAAGGTCGACGTTGGCCGTGGAGGATTGTATTGTGCATCGGGTGGCTCAGAAAAATCCGTTCAATTAGAATTAACGGCATACAACATAATGGCACTTTTAGAAGTAAAACGCAAATTGAAAACCaag GAATTGCAATGCAATGATGGCAACGTTGTTATCGACGACGTCGCTAGAAAGAGCATATCGTTTCTACTAAAAAACATCGACAACGTCGTTAACCCGTATTCTAAGGCGATGGTAGCGTACGCGCTGGCCATGGCAAACGAGGAAGAGACTGACGCACTCATTGACCAGCTATTCTCACTTGCAGACAGAAAAG GCGACACGTGCTTTTGGTCTCTCGGACAGCAATGTAGACGGTCATATAGATGTCGCTACAAACCGTCGAGCATACAGACGGCTGCTTATGTAATTCTGGCATGTGTGGAGAGAGACAGAATAGCAGAGACGGTTTGCGTCGTTTCGTGGTTGATCGAGCAGATGGACGGATGCGGCGGATATCGATCGACTCAA GATACGGTATTGGCATTGTTTGCGCTTTCTCAAGCTGCACGAAAATTCTACTCTAATGATTCGATCAACCTGGCTGTTCACGTTACAATGAAGAATCACATAGACAAAACGTTTAGCGTAGACCAGCACAACAAACTGATCACTCAAAGAGAGGAG ATTGCTATATTCCATTCAACCCATGTAAATGCACGCGGTACTGGGAGCGGTCACGTATTGTTTCAG GCCGATCTGACCTACAACATTCCTAACATCGATCCAAGCGACTCGTTCCAACTAAACGTATCGGTGAAAGCCAAAACATTTAACTTAGACGAGATCACGTTTGACTTGAATCGATTCACACGAAACTCACAAGACGAAATCGACGAACTACCGAACCCTGACGATCTCTTTTGGGAAGAAGATCCGAATATAGATgagatagacaaagaaattgaAAAAGAGATCGAACGGCATTCGAGAGAAACAGAGGAGGAGAACAACGACAgggacacgcccacacagAACGTTTCATTCGCAAACCGaacgcaacaacaacaaccgaCAGTTTTGATCACGAATGTCTGTTTTAA GTGGAAGAGACTAGAGGAAAAACCGGGAATGGTCATCGTTGAAGTGGGTCTGATGTCGGGATTCCAAGCAGACTCGATATTACTTCAACAA TTATTTCCAAAGACAGAGATCGGTCTGATGCGATATGAAGTTAAACGTCGTCTCGCCACTTTCTATTTTGATGAA TTTCCTCAAGACAAGCCGTTATGTTTCAGTTTTGAGCAAAAACGAAGTCACTGCGTTGTTAATCTTCGACCAGCGTATGTCAGGGCGTATTCGTACTACCAACCGG ACTTTAGCACAACCGTAAAGTACGATCCTCCTAACGAAATTTCCAACAACAATTTAGAAGAATGTGATGCAGAGATCATTAGTGGAGACGTGGTTGAAATATTGTCTTCTGGATCCGGCGGAGGTCAAAATTTTGGATAG
- the LOC134191406 gene encoding uncharacterized protein LOC134191406: protein MRRLFALPPRLGGLGIVDPRSLTCELEYSKLICAPLVNRIVQQETNLDNVPTKQNSMKASIRQQKHLAQKSHSEITVNDLSVELKRSVELACEKGASCWLTAIPLEQHGFTLHKSAFRDALCLRYGWHPSNLPDICPCGSKFSVDHSLSCPTGGYPSIRHNEVRDLFTNLLTEVCHDVHKEPVLQPLNGEMFQKRCTTSDENARLDIAVSGFWGGHFQRTFFDVRVFNPNASSYKSVQIPSLYKRQEQEKKRRYEERINNVELSSFTPIILACTGGCSKLTSIFLKRLASLLSEKHHTEYSTTINWLRCRLSFALLRACVMCLRGCRSKLHRTSRDFNILLEAAESRL from the coding sequence ATGAGAAGGCTTTTTGCATTACCACCTCGACTAGGCGGCCTTGGAATTGTAGATCCACGTTCGTTGACTTGTGAGCTGGAATACTCAAAGTTAATTTGTGCGCCACTGGTCAACCGaattgtgcaacaagaaacaaacctgGATAACGTTCCTACCAAGCAGAATTCTATGAAAGCTAGCATTCGCCAGCAAAAacatctagcacaaaagtCTCATTCTGAAATCACTGTCAATGATCTATCTGTGGAATTGAAACGTTCAGTTGAATTGGCCTGTGAGAAGGGTGCCTCCTGCTGGCTGACCGCAATCCCACTAGAGCAACACGGattcactttgcacaaatctgCGTTTCGGGATGCCCTGTGCCTCAGATACGGTTGGCACCCGTCCAACCTCCCAGACATATGTCCATGTGGATCTAAATTCTCAGTAGAtcactctctgtcatgtccaacaggaggataccccagcatccgccataacgaggtccgcgatttatttaccaacttgttgacagaggtttgccacgatgtacacaaagagcccgttctgcaacctctcaacggcgagatgtttcaaaaacgctgtactacctctgacgaaaatgccagacttgatattgctgtcagtggattttggggtgggcacttccaacgaactttctttgacgtcagggtcttcaaccctaatgcctcatcctacaaatcagtgcagatcccgtcattatataaacggcaggaacaagagaagaaaaggcgatacgaggaacgaattaataacgtggagctttcatcgttcacgccaatcattttagcatgcactggaggatgcagtaaactgacgtctatttttttgaaaagactagcctcacttttatcggaaaagcaccacaccgagtacagcacaactatcaactggctgagatgtcgactgtcatttgcactccttcgtgcctgcgtgatgtgtttgcgaggatgcaggtccaagcttcacagaacctcaagggacttcaacattctgctggaagcagcagaaagtagattatag
- the LOC134190990 gene encoding 52 kDa repressor of the inhibitor of the protein kinase-like: MKRRSKDQLTISALFEAARKRSRGGDPTQESVDSERASSHSINLELNPMTSEAYETADLSIEVTGSGGSGDHVSDRVEVLAFVNGDERDPAEACRAIRNDVGELVDPNKLQDDTKLSLLLGHFVPDSHFPFPPRQEKKSGRDTKRYFQLQWLEKYNWLVYSPSQNGGYCLPCALFSTDQSTGQLCKQAMVKFTKASETLRKHDQQECHKVCCTRASHFIATRRHGQANILQLVVDQGSKQKQENIAKLCALIKTVEFCGRQNISLRGHREKGFTWDPNEQLACNPGNFLALLRFRVDAGDEHLLRDFHMSQSARGLRASYLSPTIQNELIECCGKVIQEDILRDVRKAPFFSVCADESADASNQEQLPLVLRFVDESGLIREELAEFLCCSDGTTGLALANLLLTTMTEMGLQPKEKLRGQGYDGAGNMAGPLQGCASRVTAECPKALYLHCSAHCLNLCIIRLSKLPFIQSMWSSLLDVNIFFKYSPKRAHAMAEIVHEWRQGEGGDSKKKLVDLCKTRWVARHEALVVFAELYPAVLTTLETISRNRGGTVTWNATSCSSATSLHNNLTQFRFLATFVITSKLMAAIQSLTSSLQEKATDVAKAYKHVARVISVLQDMRDNINDRLECKRVSQDIAVGRRTVGTFQRKRQLTTIA; encoded by the exons ATGAAGAGGCGTTCTAAAGACCAACTGACCATCAGTGCTCTCTTTGAAGCTGCTAGAAAGAGATCTCGAGGCGGGGACCCCACTCAAGAGAGTGTAGATTCTGAGCGGGCATCGTCGCATTCCATCAATTTGGAACTGAACCCAATGACAAGTGAAGCATATGAAACTGCAGACCTCAGTATAGAAGTCACTGGATCTGGTGGCAGCGGGGATCATGTAAGCGATCGTGTTGAAGTGCTTGCATTTGTCAATGGGGATGAACGTGATCCTGCTGAAGCCTGCAGAGCGATTA GAAACGATGTTGGAGAACTGGTAGATCCAAACAAACTGCAGGATGATACAAAGCTCTCCTTGCTGTTGGGTCATTTTGTTCCAGACAGCCACTTTCCGTTTCCTCCTCGGCAAGAGAAGAAGAGTGGGCGAGATACCAAGCGCTATTTTCAATTACAATGGCTTGAAAAGTATAACTGGCTAGTTTATTCTCCAAGCCAAAATGGTGGATATTGTCTACCTTGTGCACTTTTCAGCACTGATCAATCAACAGGCCAGCTCTGCAAACAAGCAATGGTAAAGTTCACCAAAGCGTCTGAGACCCTTAGAAAGCATGACCAACAGGAATGTCATAAGGTCTGCTGTACCAGGGCCAGCCATTTCATTGCAACCAGGAGACATGGTCAGGCAAATATTCTTCAGCTTGTCGTAGACCAAGGgagtaagcaaaaacaggAAAATATAGCCAAGCTTTGTGCCTTGATCAAGACTGTAGAGTTTTGTGGACGCCAGAACATTTCTTTGCGTGGCCACAGAGAGAAAGGATTTACTTGGGACCCCAACGAACAGTTAGCATGTAATCCTGGAAACTTTCTAGCTCTATTGCGTTTTCGTGTGGACGCAGGTGATGAACACTTGTTGAGGGACTTCCATATGTCTCAGTCTGCTCGAGGACTACGTGCGTCTTACCTGAGCCCAACAATACAGAACGAGTTGATTGAGTGCTGTGGGAAGGTTATACAAGAAGACATATTGAGAGATGTCAGAAAAGCACCATTTTTCTCAGTGTGTGCAGACGAATCTGCTGATGCCAGCAACCAAGAACAGTTGCCCCTGGTTCTTCGTTTCGTCGATGAGTCTGGACTCATTCGTGAAGAGTTGGCTGAATTTCTCTGTTGCTCTGATGGCACCACCGGGCTAGCTTTAGCTAATCTGCTACTGACCACAATGACGGAAATGGGCTTGCAGCCAAAAGAGAAGCTTCGTGGACAAGGCTACGACGGTGCAGGGAATATGGCTGGACCTTTGCAGGGTTGTGCAAGCAGAGTAACTGCAGAATGCCCAAAAGCGCTGTACCTCCATTGCAGTGCACATTGTCTCAACCTGTGTATAATAAGGCTAAGCAAACTGCCTTTCATCCAGTCTATGTGGTCATCATTGTTAGACGTCAACATCTTTTTCAAATATTCACCAAAGCGTGCTCATGCTATGGCTGAGATAGTTCATGAATGGCGTCAAGGAGAGGGTGGCGACTCAAAGAAAAAGTTGGTTGATTTGTGCAAAACAAGGTGGGTAGCGCGACATGAAGCCCTTGTCGTGTTTGCTGAGCTTTATCCAGCTGTTTTAACGACGTTGGAGACAATCAGCAGAAACAGGGGTGGAACAGTTACATGGAACGCTACTAGCTGCTCCTCTGCTACATCTCTCCACAATAACCTAACCCAGTTCCgatttcttgcaacatttgTGATAACATCAAAATTGATGGCTGCAATTCAAAGCCTAACATCAAGTCTCCAAGAGAAAGCCACAGATGTCGCAAAGGCTTACAAACACGTCGCTAGAGTCATCTCCGTTCTTCAAGATATGCGGGACAACATCAACGACAG ACTGGAGTGCAAGAGAGTCTCCCAAGATATTGCAGTAGGCAGACGTACCGTGGGAACATTCCAGCGCAAACGCCAGTTGACTACTATCGCCTGA
- the LOC134191407 gene encoding uncharacterized protein LOC134191407, whose amino-acid sequence MNIRFGNLQQLAMKGMSFMPTILLRDASAKADILEFGKAYQSDFPTASPNLDALSAEIDLWIAILKSLPISEHPATVAEALRLAMGNPLIPTVSRLLRLVCTWPVTSCECERSISALNRVKTSLRASMSQIRFNGLVMLHVHYNRKLSHLDVIRLFSARNPRKIILPNFGEPYSDSELANTFVLDTDSPEDTWDTELDS is encoded by the coding sequence ATGAATATCCGGTTTGGAAACCTTCAACAACTAGCTATGAAAGGAATGTCATTTATGCCGACGATTTTGCTACGTGATGCTTCAGCCAAAGCAGATATTCTTGAATTTGGAAAGGCATATCAAAGTGATTTTCCTACTGCGAGTCCGAACTTGGATGCGCTGTCTGCAGAAATTGACTTGTGGATTGCCATACTGAAATCACTGCCCATTTCAGAGCACCCCGCTACTGTAGCAGAAGCGTTGCGTTTGGCAATGGGTAATCCACTAATTCCAACTGTGTCGAGGCTATTGCGCCTTGTCTGCACCTGGCCTGTGACGTCCTGTGAGTGCGAGCGGTCTATAAGTGCTCTCAATCGCGTCAAGACATCTCTCCGGGCATCCATGTCGCAGATCCGATTCAACGGACTTGTCATGCTGCATGTCCATTAcaacaggaagttgtcacacttGGACGTGATCCGCTTATTTTCTGCCAGGAACCCGAGAAAGATTATTCTCCCAAACTTTGGAGAGCCATACTCAGACAGTGAACTAGCTAACACTTTTGTACTGGATACTGATTCACCAGAAGACACGTGGGACACTGAGCTAGACAGCTAA